The following proteins are co-located in the Pochonia chlamydosporia 170 chromosome 6, whole genome shotgun sequence genome:
- a CDS encoding glutamyl-tRNA(gln) amidotransferase subunit A (similar to Aspergillus flavus NRRL3357 XP_002381831.1), producing MAWEDVALKQKTRVSDAIPTEWRLKSLPSTDSVMDVPKESGILTPEELAITESFAADLVKDLAVGKLSSVAVTTAFCKRAALAHQLVNCLHDFLPDFALARAKYLDEYLATHKKPIGPLHGLPISLKDQCRIKGFETTMGYAGWIGKIDSENSVLVDLLDKAGAVFYVKTSVPQSLMVCETVNNVFGRTVNPRNKNWSCGGSSGGEGAIIGFRGGVIGGSIRVPAAFNAVYGIRPSHGRLPYAKLANSMEGQETIHSVCGPLAHSVGDLRLFMASVLEQQPWNFDSKVVPMPWRQAEEESIRVKISSGGLTVGFYSCDGNVTPHPPIQRAVQTVVDKLKGAGHTILSWEPYKHPFAVDLANRVYASDGGTDIYAALNLSGEPAIPNIKDLVNPNLKKLDLNEVWQCQLDKWNYQMEYLSAIRDFEAKTGRILDAIVAPITPTAAIRHNQFKYYGYATAINVLDFTSVVVPVTFADKNVDVGPKNFVPLTDMDAAVHEEYDPEVYHGAPAAVQIIGRRFTEERIMAIAEEVGRLLHS from the exons GCGATCCCTACGGAATGGCGTTTGAAGTCCCTTCCGTCGACAGACTCTGTCATGGATGTTCCCAAAGAAAGCGGCATCCTCACTCCTGAGGAACTGGCCATTACGGAATCATTTGCCGCCGATCTGGTGAAAGACCTAGCGGTCGGGAAACTGTCTTCTGTAGCTGTTACAACTGCCTTTTGCAAGAGAGCTGCCTTGGCGCATCAACTG GTCAACTGTCTGCATGACTTTCTTCCCGACTTTGCGCTTGCGAGAGCAAAGTACTTGGACGAATACCTTGCTACACATAAAAAACCGATTGGTCCATTGCACGGGTTGCCCATTTCGTTGAAGGATCAATGCCGTATCAAG GGCTTTGAAACCACAATGGGATACGCGGGATggattggcaagattgattCAGAAAACTCGGTTCTCGTCGACTTGCTCGACAAGGCCGGGGCTGTCTTTTACGTCAAGACAAGCGTCCCGCAAAGTCTAATGGTTTGCGAGACCGTGAACAATGTGTTTGGTCGTACCGTAAACCCTCGAAATAAGAACTGGTCCTGCGGAGGCAGTTCCGGTGGTGAAGGCGCAATAATCGGTTTTCGCGGTGGTGTCATCG GCGGCTCTATTCGAGTTCCAGCTGCTTTTAACGCCGTGTATGGCATTCGTCCTAGCCATGGCCGCTTGCCCTACGCCAAGTTGGCGAACAGCATGGAAGGCCAAGAGACAATCCATAGTGTATGCGGTCCTCTTGCACATTCCGTCGGAGACTTGCGTCTATTCATGGCGTCTGTTCTTGAGCAACAGCCGTGGAACTTTGACTCCAAGGTTGTTCCTATGCCTTGGCGACAGGCCGAGGAGGAGTCTATCAGGGTAAAGATTTCATCGGGAGGGCTCACAGTGGGATTTTACTCCTGCGACGGCAAT GTTACGCCACACCCCCCTATTCAAAGGGCAGTACAAACAGTCGTAGACAAACTCAAAGGCGCAGGCCACACCATCCTCTCCTGGGAACCGTACAAGCATCCCTTCGCAGTAGATCTAGCCAATCGAGTCTACGCATCCGACGGCGGTACC GATATTTACGCAGCTCTCAACCTCTCCGGCGAGCCAGccatccccaacatcaaaGATCTCGTCAATCCCAATCTGAAGAAGCTAGACCTCAATGAAGTTTGGCAATGCCAGCTCGACAAATGGAACTACCAAATGGAGTATTTGTCTGCGATCCGCGACTTTGAGGCCAAGACAGGACGAATCTTGGATGCGATTGTTGCGCCTATCACGCCCACGGCAGCGATTCGCCACAATCAGTTCAAGTACTATGGCTACGCTACGGCGATTAATGTGCTGGATTTCACGAGTGTGGTTGTTCCGGTGACTTTTGCGGACAagaatgttgatgttgggcCGAAGAATTTCGTGCCCCTGACGGATATGGACGCGGCTGTGCATGAAGAAT ATGATCCGGAAGTATACCATGGGGCACCGGCTGCAGTGCAGATTATTGGACGGCGTTTTACGGAGGAACGAATTATGGCTATTGCGGAGGAGGTTGGTAGGCTGTTGCATTCATGA
- a CDS encoding NOT2 family protein (similar to Metarhizium acridum CQMa 102 XP_007807036.1): MTGAVPQSLRGMPGNFGGQQQPQQPGRSVSSRLPNGKLGMSSNQRRAGLLDHTLRKTDCIHFEKQQTMDQVGRLAEMYRWEELDSKIKLDRWGEIEFPSLSNNSQLNNANASSMWSSGSSRNLSGPVQRNQSTPVSSQQGGQEDLFSSGSSRLPSHQSSFRFGNQGSMPSASQGQPSTVDDFPPLNRAGNGDIGSDRSANLIPSPFGSQQPASGSQRGNGLLNALSANSRANEARSPPGVVLNRGQEIKRPGADEDSRQKPISRDDGLGKSTVDDTSLNPLGAIGNEDSMAKLRDVKDSQAPDGVDPLNGMSAVDKWGIKGLRTLMNNYPDYQAMVVGMDPITVGLDINSQEMISTQVYSLFDDVAPRPTVNGSKFRLPECYNVTNVQPIESKIQNFNEETLFWIFYSCPADAKQQMAAVELHSRNWRWHKKHQIWLTKDEHMTPQILSPNHERGYYIVWDTESWRKDRRELTLFYGDLDTTLSQPPAIS; this comes from the exons ATGACCG GAGCAGTGCCGCAATCTCTCAGAGGCATGCCTGGAAACTTCGgcggccagcaacaacctcaacaaccagGACGATCGGTATCGAGTCGGCTACCGAATGGAAAACTAGGTATGAGTTCGAACCAGCGACGTGCTGGGCTCCTCGATCACACGCTCAGGAAGACTGACTGTATTCACTTCGAAAAACAGCAAACAATGGATCAGGTTGGGCGTTTGGCGGAAATGTACCGATGGGAGGAGCTGGATTCCAAAATCAAGCTCGACAGATGGGGGGAAAT CGAATTCCCATCGCTGTCAAACAACTCACAGCTTAACAATGCCAATGCTTCGTCGATGTGGTCGTCTGGGAGCTCCCGAAACCTGAGTGGCCCGGTTCAACGAAATCAGTCCACTCCGGTTTCATCTCAGCAAGGCGGACAAGAAGATTTGTTTTCTTCAGGCTCATCACGTTTGCCTTCGCACCAGTCCTCGTTTCGATTCGGGAACCAAGGAAGTATGCCTTCAGCCTCCCAAGGACAACCTAGTACCGTTGACGACTTTCCTCCACTGAATAGAGCAGGAAATGGGGATATTGGGTCAGATCGAAGTGCGAACCTCATTCCCTCACCATTTGGATCACAACAACCAGCGTCAGGGTCGCAGAGGGGCAATGGTCTGCTGAATGCATTGTCCGCGAACAGTAGGGCAAACGAAGCTCGGTCACCCCCTGGGGTTG TATTAAACCGGGGGCAAGAGATCAAACGACCTGGCGCCGATGAGGATAGCAGGCAAAAACCTATATCGCGAGACGATGGGCTAGGCAAATCCACTGTGGATGACACGAGTCTAAATCCCTTGGGCGCAATTGGAAACGAAGACTCGATGGCAAAGCTGAGAGATGTGAAGGACAGCCAAGCCCCCGACGGCGTCGACCCCCTTAATGGGATGAGCGCAGTTGACAAATGGGGAATCAAGGGCTTGCGGACGTTGATGAACAACTACCCAGACTACCAGGCCAtggttgttggcatggacCCTATCACGGTTGGGCTGGACATTAACTCGCAAGA GATGATCTCAACACAAGTATACTCGCTATTCGACGATGTGGCTCCGCGACCGACAGTCAATGGTAGCAAGTTCCGCCTTCCCGAGTGCTACAACGTAACCAACGTCCAGCCAATCGAGAGCAAAATACAAAACTTCAATGAAGAAACGTTATTTTGGATCTTCTACAGCTGCCCTGCAGATGCCAAGCAGCAAATGGCGGCGGTAGAACT GCATTCTCGAAATTGGAGATGGCACAAGAAACATCAGATTTGGCTCACTAAGGATGAACACATGACACCGCAGATTTTGAGCCCCAATCATGAACGGGGTTACTACATCGTGTGGGACACTGAGAGCTGGCGAAAAGATAGG CGAGAGCTTACTCTGTTCTACGGCGATTTGGATACCACACTTAGCCAACCCCCAGCAATATCTTAA
- a CDS encoding ubiquitin system component Cue (similar to Metarhizium robertsii ARSEF 23 XP_007822682.1) has translation MANEQISLPYLAGILLISGLIIRYLFFSGTQASRPARSPEDIRRSREAAVERIQQMFPQADRRSILWDLQRNGGSIQSTTERILSGRLETPPITFQPPPPPGQPAGASTASATRQADKPSQPDLITRYNLKSKITDAAHDEEAKSKGWSSNRDERQASLQKRRDEMILAARRKMEAKIAAEKAGQEG, from the exons ATGGCCAACGAACAGATATCGCTGCCATACCTGGCAGGCATTCTACTCATATCGGGGCTCATAATACGATATTTATTCTTTTCGGGAACGCAGGCGTCCCGGCCGGCTCGGTCGCCAGAGGATATACGGAGGTCACGAGAGGCGGCGGTAGAGCGGATCCAGCAAATGTTTCCCCAGGCGGACAGACGGAGTATCTTGTGGGATTTGCAGCGCAACGGGGGTAGTATCCAGAGTACCACGGAACGCATCTTGTCTGGACGACTGGAAACT CCCCCTATTACGTtccaacctcctcctcccccggGCCAACCGGCTGGAGCAAGCACCGCTTCTGCGACGAGACAGGCCGACAAGCCCTCACAGCCGGACCTAATAACACGATATAACTTAAAGAGCAAGATTACTGATGCAGCGCATGACGAGGAGGCAAAGAGTAAGGGTTGGAGTTCGAATCGGGATGAGCGCCAGGCGTCGTTGCAGAAGAGGCGGGATGAGATGATTTTGGCGGCGAGGCGGAAGATGGAGGCTAAGATTGCGGCGGAGAAGGCTGGTCAAGAAGGGTGA
- a CDS encoding 26S protease regulatory subunit S10B (similar to Aspergillus terreus NIH2624 XP_001212081.1), which yields MTPEEERQAALDSYRQKLIESREWEAKLKNLRLEIKDLQKEFDRTEDNIKALQSVGQIIGEVLKQLDDERCIENHHPLHSQKPYRFWRQPFTNVWTTTVIVKASSGPRYVVGCRSKVDKEKLKQGTRVALDMTTLTIMRMLPREVDPLVYNMSLEDPGQVSFAGIGGLNDQIRELREVIELPLKNPELFMRVGIKPPKGVLLYGPPGTGKTLLARAVASSLETNFLKVVSSAIVDKYIGESARLIREMFGYAKEHEPCIIFMDEIDAIGGRRFSEGTSADREIQRTLMELLNQLDGFDYLGKTKIIMATNRPDTLDPALLRAGRLDRKIEIPLPNEVGRLEILKIHAQSVVLDGDIDFESVVKMSDGLNGADLRNVVTEAGLFAIKDYRDSINQDDFNKAVRKMGEAKKLEGKLEYQKL from the exons ATGACACCAGAGGAAGAGCGCCAGGCCGCCCTCGACTCGTATCGCCAGAAGCTCATTGAGTCGCGGGAATGGGAGGCGAAGCTCAAGAATCTCCGACTAGAGATCAAAGACTTGCAGAAGGAGTTCGATCGTACCGAAGATAACATCAAAGCGCTGCAAAGTGTGGGCCAAATTATTGGTGAGGTCttgaagcagcttgatgatgagagaTGTATAGAAAACCACCACCCCCTTCACAGTCAAAAGCCCTATAGATTTTGGCGGCAGCCGTTTACTAATGTTTGGACGACGACAGTTATTGTCAAGGCGTCGTCTGGCCCTCGATACGTGGTCGGCTGTAGATCCAAGgtggacaaggagaagctgaagcaaGGCACACGCGTTGCCCTCGACATGACGACCCTCACCATCATGCGCATGCTCCCCCGCGAAGTCGACCCCCTCGTCTACAACATGTCGTTAGAAGACCCCGGTCAAGTCAGCTTTGCTGGTATCGGAGGGTTGAACGACCAAATCAGAGAGCTAAGAGAAGTCATTGAGCTGCCGCTCAAGAACCCTGAGCTCTTCATGAGAGTTGGCATCAAACCCCCCAAGGGGGTCTTGCTCTACGGACCTCCTGGAACTGGAAAAACCCTGTTGGCAAGAGCAGTGGCCAGCAGCCTGGAGACAAATTTCTTGAAGG TTGTTTCATCAGCCATTGTCGACAAGTACATTGGTGAATCCGCACGACTTATCCGCGAAATGTTTGGCTACGCAAAGGAGCACGAACcctgcatcatcttcatggACGAAATTGATGCCATCGGTGGTCGCCGTTTCTCCGAAGGTACTAGTGCTGATCGTGAAATCCAGCGGACGCTGATGGAGCTCCTTAACCAACTGGATGGTTTCGACTACCTGGGCAAGACGAAgatcatcatggcaacaaACAGACCTGATACCCTGGATCCTGCGTTGCTACGTGCTGGTCGTCTGGACCGCAAGATTGAAATCCCCTTACCAAACGAGGTCGGACGACTGGAGATTCTTAAGATTCACGCACAAAGCGTTGTTTTGGACGGGgacattgactttgagagtGTGGTCAAGATGAGTGATGGGTTGAATGGTGCTGATTTGAGAAACGTCGTGACGGAAGC GGGTCTTTTTGCGATCAAGGACTATAGAGATTCAATCAACCAGGATGATTTCAACAAGGCGGTTCGCAAGATGGGCGAGGCGAAGAAGTTGGAAGGCAAACTCGAGTACCAGAAGTTGTAA
- a CDS encoding ubiquinol-cytochrome C reductase, UQCRX/QCR9 like domain-containing protein → MLAAVFTAGFAFEVGFNNGVNKWWDNHNRGRQWKDIRSKYVEEGAEDEE, encoded by the exons ATGCTGGCGGCTGTCTTCACTGCCGGTTTCGCCTTTGAAGT CGGCTTCAACAACGGCGTTAACAAGTGGTGGGACAACCACAACCGCGGC CGACAATGGAAGGATATCCGAAGCAAGTACGTCGAGGAGGgtgccgaggatgaggaaTAA
- a CDS encoding ser thr protein phosphatase protein (similar to Eutypa lata UCREL1 XP_007794942.1), which produces MAPTAFQIVSDLHLETHGSYNYPLKQTAPNLALLGDIGHVADTGLFSFLEKQLHRYWNVFFVLGNHEPSHGSWPAAKQAVRDFADRMQRLRSQSTIGRFIFLDQTRHDMDNGLTILGCTLFSKVSKEQAAAVSSRFVDFKHIQNWTVDAHVDAHVSDLKWLNRQVLEISALQPHRQIVIFTHYSPTLDERAVEEKHADSPVTSGFATDLSGEDCWKSRSVTMWAFGHTHYSCDFTDDLGKRAVANQKGYAYDVEEEFDMTKTFVVGTAITPGVTNSLV; this is translated from the coding sequence ATGGCACCTACGGCTTTCCAAATCGTCTCCGATCTGCATCTCGAGACGCATGGCTCTTACAACTATCCCCTGAAACAGACGGCTCCAAACCTCGCCCTTCTCGGCGACATTGGACACGTCGCTGACACTggtctcttctccttcctcgaGAAGCAGCTGCATCGCTACTGGAACGTCTTTTTCGTGCTTGGCAATCATGAGCCTTCCCACGGCAGCTGGCCGGCCGCCAAACAAGCGGTGCGTGATTTTGCCGATCGAATGCAGCGGCTTCGTTCTCAGTCGACGATAGGCAGATTCATATTCCTCGATCAGACgagacatgacatggataACGGTCTCACCATCTTGGGCTGCACGCTGTTTTCGAAAGTCTCCAAAGAacaggctgctgctgtatCAAGTCGATTTGTCGACTTTAAACACATCCAGAATTGGACAGTCGATGCCCATGTTGACGCCCATGTTTCTGATCTGAAGTGGTTGAATCGACAGGTGTTGGAAATTTCTGCCCTCCAACCTCACAGGCAGATCGTCATCTTCACACACTACAGTCCGACTCTGGATGAAAGAGCCGTGGAAGAGAAGCACGCGGACAGCCCCGTCACATCCGGCTTCGCGACCGATCTGAGTGGTGAAGACTGCTGGAAGAGTAGGTCAGTGACCATGTGGGCTTTTGGACATACACATTACAGCTGCGACTTTACAGATGATCTTGGGAAGAGGGCTGTGGCGAATCAGAAAGGTTATGCGTAcgacgttgaagaagaattCGACATGACCAAGACTTTTGTTGTTGGAACTGCCATCACACCGGGCGTAACTAACAGCTTAGTCTGA
- a CDS encoding RNA binding protein Pym (similar to Metarhizium acridum CQMa 102 XP_007810519.1), with protein sequence MPSQATPTSTNAGIVTDENSGERHIPESVRADGSTRKAIKIRPGYRPPEDVEVYKNRTAEAFRDRGKRIGIPGAAGVKEEKPEQASSAASNKNAKRREARKKAKAGTENDDTTTTEQTTQTPKVDEVDPEVEREKKARNLKKKLKQAKELKNKKEGGEALLPEQIAKVIKINELIRELDALGFDSEGEPKSKSDGESKAVEGTKE encoded by the coding sequence ATGCCCTCACAAGCCACACCTACCAGCACCAACGCTGGAATCGTCACAGACGAAAACAGCGGAGAGCGTCACATCCCCGAATCAGTTCGTGCCGATGGGAGCACCCGgaaagccatcaaaatccGCCCCGGATACCGCCCTCCCGAGGACGTCGAAGTATACAAGAACCGAACCGCAGAAGCTTTCCGCGATCGAGGAAAAAGAATAGGCATTCCCGGAGCCGCGGGCGTAAAGGAGGAGAAACCAGAGCAGGCCTCTTCCGCCGCCAGCAATAAGAACGCAAAGCGAAGAGAAGCCcgcaagaaggccaaggctggtACCGAAAACGATGACACAACCACGACTGAACAAACCACGCAGACTCCCAaggtggatgaggttgatCCGGAGGTTGAGCGAGAAAAGAAGGCCCGTAATCTTAAGAAGAAGCTAAAACAGGCCAAGGAGCTGAAGAATAAGAAGGAGGGTGGAGAGGCACTACTCCCAGAGCAGATAGCCAAGGTGATTAAGATAAACGAACTTATTCGCGAGTTAGATGCTCTTGGCTTTGATTCGGAGGGTGAGCCGAAGTCGAAATCGGATGGGGAGTCCAAGGCGGTGGAAGGAACAAAGGAGTGA